The segment CATGCAGTTGTTCGTCGCTCTAAGGGACATGCACAATCCGTTATCGTTACAGGTGATCTCACCGTCAACCTTGACGCAAAAACCGTCGAAGTTGCTGGGCATCCCGTTCATTTAACTGGTAAAGAATATCAGATGCTAGAGCTTCTCTCTCTACGTAAAGGCACGACGCTTACTAAGGAAATGTTTCTTAATCATCTCTATGGTGGAATGGATGAACCAGAACTTAAAATTATCGACGTGTTTATCTGTAAACTCCGCAAGAAATTAGAAGCAATCTCTTCTCATGTAAACTACATTGATACAGTTTGGGGACGTGGTTACGTTTTACGTGATCCAGTTGAAGAAAACGTACGTAAA is part of the Bartonella machadoae genome and harbors:
- the ctrA gene encoding response regulator transcription factor CtrA — its product is MRVLLIEDDKAMTQSIELMLKSANFNVYITDLGEEGVDLGKLYDYDIILLDLNLPDMSGYDVLRTLRLAKIKTPVLILSGMTAIEDKVRGFGFGADDYMTKPFHKDELIARIHAVVRRSKGHAQSVIVTGDLTVNLDAKTVEVAGHPVHLTGKEYQMLELLSLRKGTTLTKEMFLNHLYGGMDEPELKIIDVFICKLRKKLEAISSHVNYIDTVWGRGYVLRDPVEENVRKTA